Genomic DNA from Hordeum vulgare subsp. vulgare chromosome 2H, MorexV3_pseudomolecules_assembly, whole genome shotgun sequence:
TTTACTTAAGAAATTAGCAGTGAGTGCTTCACTTGATTATGTGTTAAAGTATTCCGCTTATTTGAGAATGTGAAATTGATCATTACAACAGATTCAGTTAGATTCCTCTGTGCCTTACAGCTCAAATGGAAAATGGAAAGCCACATATTCTGCTGTGGTATGCCAGTTTGTTTTTATTCTTAGGTTGTTCAGCATAGCTTCATTCTCATGTTATGTGAAGCTAGGACAAGCCACGTTAGAATGTTCGGTGGCTTATATGAGCTGCTGAATTGCTGAAGCTTAGGATTGGCAGATCAGGCACAGACACTCCATTTGCATGTTGGTTTTTAAGgagttttttttttgtgtgtgtggtgtgccaATAAGTTTGGTTTAGTCGTCATCATTTGCTGTTCTCTTTTATATCCACCCAGAATGTGTTACATCATCGATTCACAGCAGAATAGTGACCAGGTACAGTAATATGGAGATAACCGGCAATATACAAAATCATCCCTTGTGAAACCACTGCATGAAATAGTTTAGTTGCAGTGATTTTTTTGGGGCAGTGAGAGAGTGTAGTTGTTGACGAAGCATCGTAATACTTGGTTAAAAGAGGGAGCATGAGGCAATAATATGGGATAATATTGTGTTGAGAATGATCACGATTTGTTTTGTAGATTCTATAGTATAGATCTGAAGTATCTGACTGCTGATCCCATGAAAAATGCAGTGCCAAAAggcgtaaagtgaaggtgcaacaTCAAGATCGAGAAACGACAACAAGACCAGATGAAGATTCCATTGGTATGCTTGTTAGTCTCGTTTTGCAAAACATTAACCATTAGCAGCTCAAGGTTAGGCAAAAGAATTTAGCAGCTCAAGGGGACACTATTGTGTACTAATTTTGATAATTCTAAAATATTCAAGTTACTTCCTTCATTTGGATCATAAAAGATGCACATTGCCATTCAGGTTAATAGCGGAATCTGTCTATCATTATTCGTAGTTGTATGTTCATCTTTTGATCTAGTATATTTGCGAAGCACAAACCATTATCTATGTCATGTATGTTTACCCACTTTCAGTTTATCCAGTTGCCTAGAAGTCCAGCGTGTTTAAAATCAGtctttttgaagttttctttgctTCAGCTCGATATACCGTAATATAAATCATTGACGTTCACAAGTGTGGCAGATATGTGAATTATTGGATATATGTATGTGGTAGGTTCATTTAAAGATGCTCAAATCAAGATATGTCCTCCACATCCTGGATTTTTTGGTGGACTTTGCTTTAGGTGTGGGAAAAGACAAGACGAGGAAGATGTTCCAGGGGTTGCTTTTGGTTATGTCCACAAGGTACCTAGACGTGTGGTCTTCTCTTCTCACTAACATGAGAGGTGTAACAGTGTTCTCTTACTGAATTTTCCTTCTCATAGGACCCATTTTGAGGCTAATATTAGCATTGTATTTCCAGTACATTATCAGATATTtgatttgttttttctgtttccaGTTGTGCTTGCACAGTGCCGTCAATACAATTTTCTGAACTCCAGGGCTATTTCTATGCAGGGTTTGAGGCTAGGTACGTCAGAAATTGACAGACTGCGTGGATctgatttgaagaatttgctgcgtgAAAGAAAACTGATACTTATTTTAGACTTGGACCATACACTGATCAACTCGACAAAACTCCATGATATTTCTGCTGCTGAAAATAACCTGGGAATTCAAGCTGCTGCATCAAAAGGTAAGTTGTAACTATTTCTATTTAAGCTttaagaactactccctccgttcctaaatataagtctttttagagattcactaagggactacatacagagcaaaatgagtgaatctacattctaaaatatgtctatatacatccatatgtagttcccTAGTAaaacatctaaaaagacttatattttggaacggagggagtatttgatatTTCTCTACACAGTGTGGCACTACCTCTGGTCTACAATATATAAGCGAACCCGCCATTTTCACTTCCTAACTCTaatatatttgaaattatttaaactccatagggAAATGATAATAGATATGTTTTCAACTACTTTCACCGCAGTTTCAAGTTTGCAACTTGCACAAACATCCATGTTCAAAACTAATTGTTGTAGTTATTTGCAGAAAAATTGTCAGAAAAAGTAtatattttgctggtttttgtagCTGGAGTTAGCACAGTTTTCTGAGAAAAAGTGTTGTGGACGTATTAGGGAAGGTATATCAGTGTCAAGCTTTGCAAGATACCAGCAGCAGCCGTGTCTTAGTCAGAGTCCCTAGTATCATAGCCAGGGTCCTAACCAGATTCGGCAATGTGTAGGCTTCTAAAATAAAATTTTaggttgggcttctagaataagctggggaGGGGGCAGCTTATTTCCACAGCCAGCCATAAGCCCCAAAAGAATTGGCCATAAGTTATATGTAACCAAGTTGTACTAGGAGAGTCAGTCTGTTGCCCATCCTGATTGCATAAGGGTGGCTATTATATAAGTCCAGTACTCAAGTCCCTGTAATCTGTTTGGTATgcaataagaaaacttcaaacctCAAACAAATTTCAGAGCCTGTAAGCTTTGGCTGGGACAAGCCAAACAGAAAGCTGAAGGGCAACAGACTGACTTTCCTAGTACAACTTGGTTACATATGACTTAAAGGGCTTATTTCTCACAAAAGGAATCCTGCCTTGTCTGTGGCTAAAACCAAACACCAACCTAACTTGGTCAAACTTGCCAAACTTGCGGCGTGGCAAAGTGTGGCTATGAACCGAACATCCCTGCAGTTTGATGTCACTGTTCATGACAATTTTCATTATTTTTGGTGTTGTTTAATATATGATTTCATTTAGAGATTGCCACTTTTTCTTCCCTGATACCTCATCACTGGTTATTTCGATTAAAATTTGACAGTCTACAACAGTTGGCATTGCTATACCAGTCAACATGGCAATAACTGTTGACCTCAAATAGCAAAGCTTTTATACGATGGAACTATCAGTTTTGTAATACTGGTTCTACTGTATGCAGACTTCTGTTGTACACAGTTATTTTCTTCCACCTAGTGTATCCAGACTTCTTTTCTAAACGATTATTGGCTTTGATCTTGGCTAAATATTTGTCTGCTTATCCATGAATATAGAGCTACAGTTAACCACTAACATGCCCTATGCAGACGATCCAAATGGAAGTTTATTCACATTAGAAGGAATGCAGATGCTTACAAAGTTGAGACCATTTGTCCGTAAATTTCTAAAAGAAGCAAGCAATATGTTTGAGATGTATATATATACCATGGGCGACAAGGCTTATGCAATTGAAATAGCGAAGCTTCTTGACCCTCGTAATGTCTATTTTAATTCCAAAGTGATTTCAAACTCTGACTGCACACAGCGACACCAGAAAGGTCTTGATATGGTTCTTGGAGCCGAAAGTGTTGCCGTGATTCTTGATGACACTGAGTATGTAAGTGCTTTTCTTTGTTGAGCATGTTTGGCACACACTTATGAGTTATGATACTGTTTCAGTACTTATCATTGGACATGAGTTTGTTGCTCAATGTATGTTATTGTGTTTTATACTTAGTCACTACGTCTTTCTGGTCAGTGGTAGTGCTTCAATGTCTAGGTGCTGTTTTTTTTCTTAACCCCTGTGGTTTTGATGTTTCCTGTTTTAGTAGATTTGTCCATCATCTGTTTGTATCAGCACAGCGTGTCATTACTTTGCTTTGAGCTGTTGCCAATTTGGTTTTAGCGTCAAATCTTACGGAGAGATATCATAAATATTTGTTTCAGGTCTGGCAGAAGCATAAAGAAAACCTAATTCTGATGGAGAGATATCATTACTTTGCTTCAAGCTGTCGCCAATTTGGTTTTAGCGTCAAATCTCTGTCAGAGTTAATGCAAGATGAAAGGGGGAGTGATGGAGCTTTGGCTACTATTTTAGATGTTCTGAAGCGTATACACACAATTTTCTTTGATTCGGTTGGTTCCTTAAGTAGTACATGTTTTCACTACAAATTATTGTCCTGCTGCCTTTTCGCTCCTGTGCAATGTGCATAAACTTGATTCTACTAAagctgatgtttttacctaatcaATTGCTCCTGCACTCCTGTAGGCTGTTGAAACTGCTCTTTCTTCACGGGATGTAAGACAGGTACACTTCCAGACTTAAACTGGAAGTTATTTGTATTTTATGCGCCGGCCAACTGAAGTTATTTGTATTTTATGCACCTTGCTTGAGTGTCTTGTCCGTCATACATGTTGCTCAGCACTGCACTTTTTGCTATCACCATTTTGTGGAATGTGAGCAACCCCATCCGATTCTTATCTGTAAAGCTACTTTTGATGGATATGATCCAGTGGTGATGAAATGACAACAAAAAACCAATCAAATTCAGTTTTATAGAATTGTAGATAAGTTCTGAAATCACTATGAACTAGAGGTCACTAACAATCCTTTATGGTGTATCCTATTGTGCTTCATACATTTCTGCAGTCACTTGCTGTTTCATGTGTGCTTACATACCCCATTCTGTAGGTAATCAAGAGGGTACGGCAGGAAGTACTGCAAGGCTGCAAATTAGTCTTCAGTCGGGTCTTCCCGTCCAGTTCTCGCCCACAGGATCAGTTTATCTGGAAGATGGCTGAGCAGCTGGGAGCCATTTGCTCTGCGGACGTGGATTCAACAATCACCCATGTTGTCGCTGTGGATGTTGGAACAGATAAAGCCCGTTGGGCAGTTAAGAACAACAAGATCCTGGTCCACCCCCGCTGGATTGAAGCCTCGAATTTCCGGTGGCATCGGCAGCAGGAGGAAGATTTCCCCGTAAAGGTAAAGAAGAATGAAAAGGACAAGGAAAatgatgttgctgctgctgccactaatcCAGCGAATGAAAAGGATAAACAAGATGATGTTGCTGCTGCTCCCTCTGATCCAGCGAATGAAAATGATAAAGAAGATGATGTTGCTCCTGCTGCCACTGCTCCAGCGAAAGAAAAGGATAAAGAAAacggtgttgctgctgctgtcactgatTCAGCGAACTCATAAGATACACACAATGGGTTAAGTACATGTTTTAAGGGGATTAATTAAACGTTTGTGACATGTACCGTATGTACGAGCAGTGGAACAAAAAGCTTAGCATTTTTGGATATGGTTTCACTGAACCACTGTTAATTTTGGTACTTCCTAAGTTCGTCAGCTGGTCTGAGAGCTCAATGGGCCTCCGGTTAGTGCATCTCCAATCCCTGTTTTAGGGCACCAAAATGGTTTGGAGCAAAGTTTGTAACACTTATAAGTGATTTTTAGGGCACAAAAAATATTCATCTCAAATAGATGCCCCAAATAGGGCATTAGTGTTCCAACAACTGCCATACGCGTATGATAGCATTTTACTTACGtaaaaccacaacgatgatatacaagttgctatttaactttTTTCAAGGACCGATTTTATCAAAGCCGATTCAACTAAAATTAAAGAAACAaatacccgccagtcatctttatacgACAAGTTACATGTTAGTCATCTTTATGCGACAAGTtaaatgttagtcgatgaaaccggtctctcgtaagcatatggctaatgttggtccgggtcgcttcatccaacaataccatcgAATCAAGAAAAAAGACTAAGAGgggcagcaatctgaatatcaacgcacacaaactcctttgtgttttactcgagatgtcatctatgcaagACTTAGCTCtgatatcattgttggggaacgttccatgggaaacaatttttttttacgCACACATAATAtcaatccatggtgatgaccatctacgagaggagaggtcagatccacatactcttgtagatcgttaagcgggGAGCGTAAAGAAAACACGGTTTATGTAgttgaacatcttcgcgatccaatcacgattcgTCCCATGAACTCCGTCCCGACCTAGTGTCGAACGGGCGACAcattcgcgttcagcacatgtatagctcgatgacgatctccgccttcttgatccagcaagagagatgaagaggtagctgaattctctggcagcacgatggcgtgacggtgatgatggtggagctactccgacagggttttgccgtgccgtaccgaaataactacggggtgtcacgaagtggtggagggagagagggctgcgccgTGGTTTGTGGTGCAAAAAacctctctaccctccactatatataggaggggagggaggggtggcgccctagggacttTCCCTAGGGTTCGACCggtgcaaggaggagggaggagtcctcctccaaatcggtttggtggaggaggactcctcttcctagtcggtttggcccacctctctctctttctccacttcggccgaataggccctcttgggctggccgtcCAGCCCACCaaggactggtgcgccacccttgggcctgtttGGTCCCCTTTGGGGTGAGtgacccctcccggtggaaccctggaacccattcgtcactcctgatactttaccggtaatgcccgaaatccttctagaagccaaatggatacgttctatatatatcaatcttcgtctctagactgttccggaactcctcatgacgtccaggatcacatccgggactccgaacaacattcaattaccaacatccataattcaactataccgaaacgtcaccgaaccttaagtgtgcagaccctgcgggttccagaactatgtagacatgaccgagacactctccggtcaatatccaatagcgggacctggatgtccatattggattctacatattctacgaagatcttaatcggttgaacctccatgtcaaggattcagttaatcccatataacattcgctttgtccttcggtatgttacttgcccaagattcgatcatcggtatctctatacctatttaaatctcgttatcggcaagtctctttacttgttctgtaatacaaaataccgtggctaactctttagtcacactgcctgcaaggcttgttgtgatgttgtattatcgagtgggccccgagataactctcgggttggggaacgttacatgggaaacaaaaattttcctatgcacatgcaatacctatccatggtgatgatcatctacaagaggggagagtgaatctacatacccttgtagatcgctaagcggaagcgtatataacacggttgatgtagtggaacatcttcgcgatccaaatcatagcccatcccgcgatctcatcacgatccgtccggcgatcccatcacgatccatgccgatctagtgacgaacggatgacacctccgtgttcagcacacataccgCTCGATGAAGAtcactgccttcttgatccagcaagaggggcagagaggtatctGAATTCTcgagcagcacgatggcgtggcggtggagctactccggcagggctttgccgtgCTGTGCCAAACTAGCTACAAGGTGTCACGaaatggtggagggagagagggttgcacaatggcttggggtgcaaaaagcctctcaaacctccactatatataggtggaataagagggagggttgccttgcctcctactcaaagtaggagggttcggccgaaccaagagggaggagtcctcctccaatttggtttggtggaggactcctccacttgtccacctccttccttttttttcctttttccttttatttttgtttggcaAAAATAGGtttttgggatggcctcaccagcccactaagggctggtgcaccacccataggCCTATCAGGTCTTCTCCCGGGTGAGTAGCCccacccggtaaaaccccggaacccattcgtcactcccggtactttaccggtaatgcccgaaatctttccggaagccaaatgcaacattcctatatatcattcgttgttcccggaccattctgaaaaccctcatgacgtacgggatctcatccgggactctgaacaaccttcggttaccaacgtcaataattcaactatatcgaaacgttaccgaaccttaagtgtgcaaaccctacgggttcaaaaactatgtagacatgacatgagacactctccgatcaataaccaatagcgtgacatggatgcccatattggctcctacttaTTCTATGAATatttttatcggttgaacctctatgtcaaggaatcagttaatcccgtatgttgttccctttgtccatcggtatgttacttgagtgagattcgattgtcgatatctccatacctagttcaatctcgttaccgacaagtctctttactcgttacgtaatacaagatcccgtgactaactccttattcacattgcttgcaaggcttgttgtgatgttgtattcccgagtgggccccgagatacctctccgtcatacggagtgaaaaatccgagtcttgatccatcctaactcaatggacacctttggagatacctgtagaacacctttatagtcacccagttacgttgtcatgtttgatacacacaaggtattcctccggtgtcagtgagttacatgatctcatggtcatagaacgtatacttgacatgcagaaaacaatagcagcaaaatgacacgatcacatgctacgtttatagtttgggtcttgtccatcatatcattctcctaatgatgtgatcctgttatgaagtgacaacacttgtctatggagaggaaaccttgaccatctttgatcaacgagctagtcaactagaggctcactaggggcagtgtgttgtctatgtatccacacatgtatttgagtttccaatcaatacaattctagtatggataataaccgattatcacgaacaaggaaatataataataaaaaatttgttattgcctctagggcatattttcaagagtctcccacttgcactagagtcgataatctagttcacatcactatgtgattgtaaggaatctaacacccatacaattctggggttcgatcatgtcttgcttgtgagagaggtttttagtcaacgggtgtgaacctttcagatccgtttttctttacaaatctctatgtcatcctataaatGCTGCTACCGTGGACCATTTAGAATtattccaaatgaccgctccactataagaatccggtttactactcagagtcatccggattagtgttaaagcttccATCAGCGTAaacctttacaacgaactcttttatcacctccataatcgagaaaaattccttagtccattagttactaaggataaattttgattgctgtccagtaatccattcctagatcacttttgtaccccttgacagattcatggcaaggcacatatcaggtgcggtacacaacatagcatactatagagcctacgactaatgcataggggatgaccttcgtcctttctctttcttctgccgtggtcgggttttgagtcttactcaatactcacaccttataacacaaccaagacctctttctttgactgatctattttgaactcattcaaaatcttgtcacgacatgtattcatttgaaagttctattaagcattttgatctatctctatagatcttgatgctcaatgttcaagtagctcaatccaggtcttcctttgaaaaacacttttcaaacaaccctatatgctttccagaaattctacatcattacgATAaaaaatatgtcaatcacatatactaatcagaaattctatagtgctcccactcacttctttggaaatacaagtttctcataaaccttgtataaacccaaaagctttgagcatctcatcaaagcgtatattccaactccgagatgcttgctccagtccataaaaggatcgccggagcttgcatacttgttagcatccttaggatcgacaaaaccttctggttgtattacatacaacctttcctcaaggaaaccgtccaggaaataatgttttgacatcctatctgcaagatttcataaataatgcaacaattgctaacataattccaatagatttttagcatcgctacgagtgagaaagtctcatcatagtcaactttttGAACTTTTGGGGAACATCTTTGcgccaagtcgagctttcttaatggtgacttttcaccttcatcgtctgtcttccttttaaagatccatctctacttcacagtcttacgaccatcaagtagttcttcaaagtctacactttattttcatacatggatcctatctcggatttcatggactctagccattcgttggaatccgggcccaccatcgcttcttcatagcttgtaggttcgttgttgtccaagaacatgacctccaagaaagggttaccata
This window encodes:
- the LOC123426640 gene encoding RNA polymerase II C-terminal domain phosphatase-like 4; translated protein: MSLAAESPSPSPSSSSGSDDFAALLDAELDLASAVDSASAGDPSTSPTSSDDEEDDDEDVVSDVETVEQSSAKRRKVKVQHQDRETTTRPDEDSIGSFKDAQIKICPPHPGFFGGLCFRCGKRQDEEDVPGVAFGYVHKGLRLGTSEIDRLRGSDLKNLLRERKLILILDLDHTLINSTKLHDISAAENNLGIQAAASKDDPNGSLFTLEGMQMLTKLRPFVRKFLKEASNMFEMYIYTMGDKAYAIEIAKLLDPRNVYFNSKVISNSDCTQRHQKGLDMVLGAESVAVILDDTEYVWQKHKENLILMERYHYFASSCRQFGFSVKSLSELMQDERGSDGALATILDVLKRIHTIFFDSAVETALSSRDVRQVIKRVRQEVLQGCKLVFSRVFPSSSRPQDQFIWKMAEQLGAICSADVDSTITHVVAVDVGTDKARWAVKNNKILVHPRWIEASNFRWHRQQEEDFPVKVKKNEKDKENDVAAAATNPANEKDKQDDVAAAPSDPANENDKEDDVAPAATAPAKEKDKENGVAAAVTDSANS